One window from the genome of Garra rufa chromosome 1, GarRuf1.0, whole genome shotgun sequence encodes:
- the LOC141326233 gene encoding NACHT, LRR and PYD domains-containing protein 4F-like, producing the protein MGISLKSSQNLLKGLIPHTEDTTESITKITEYIKQEQNRYNIPDEALVNLFYCLLELKDNSLNEEIQSYLSSDIHPGRDLSSSMCTVLTYILLMSEKVLDEFNPKRFTSKQADNRRLIPAVRCCKKALFDSCGFDETCCETVSSALQSSNSHLKELVMSSNHLKDSGVKLIYGGLKSPHCQLNILRLSGCHLTA; encoded by the exons ATGGGCATTTCACTAAAATCCAGTCAAAACCTGCTCAAAGGTCTGATCCCACATACTGAAGACACCACAGAGAGCATCACAAAAATAACTGAATACATTAAACAAGAACAAAACAGATACAATATCCCAGATGAAGCTCTAGTCAACCTATTTTACTGTTTACTTGAGCTCAAAGATAACTCATTAAATGAGGAAATACAGAGTTACCTCAGTTCAGATATACATCCAGGAAGGGACCTCTCATCTTCAATGTGCACAGTGCTGACCTACATTCTGCTGATGTCAGAGAAAGTGCTGGATGAGTTCAACCCAAAGAGGTTCACATCAAAACAAGCAGACAACAGGAGACTCATTCCAGCTGTGAGATGCTGCAAAAAAGCGCT ATTTGACAGCTGTGGTTTTGATGAAACATGCTGTGAAACTGTGTCTTCTGCTCTACAATCATCAAATTCTCATCTGAAAGAGCTGGTCATGAGTAGCAATCACCTtaaggattcaggagtgaagctgatTTATGGTGGACTGAAGAGTCCACACTGTCAACTGAACATACTGAG GCTAAGTGGGTGTCATCTCACTGCTTag